A region of Clostridium acetobutylicum ATCC 824 DNA encodes the following proteins:
- the helD gene encoding RNA polymerase recycling motor HelD: MSIEQKEFKYEEDKLKDTENWIENQISEIKKDNVEFENKIVDLKKQSKGKYSEELEITEKLYNITHKNLEKYNEAKVTPYFARIDFRERKRTEVESYYIGKFGLGDSRNGEEKIIDWRAPIADLYYSGTAGKVAYKIYSGYVDGELYLKRKFLIQDKKLKDAFDDAINEIILKAQGGSENNLVDEFLRINLEKNVSSKLKDVVATIQKEQNDIIRSEKNSALVVQGSAGSGKTTVALHRLAYLIYKYNKSLSGKDVLVVAPNRIFLDYISDVLPSLGANTVVQETFEDIALKVLGIKSKVYTKDKKLAYIFEDKNEEDKKLVIKTSNFKGSLLFKEMIDKYLKTIEEKDSVVEDIKIAGYVLFDKKEIRRLFCEDMSHLPIDKRKDEIKRYFNLKIKDKIINICDKISFTYEYNIARVKKNMEDGVERRKKLIALYDERDNKRNDIIKNAPVVMDNYFEAWKHTDTAVILDRFFNSKDVYNELAKGKISQSLWKHIKSEFNQNREKKVIDSDDLAAMLYIKFNIEGNDKFNFKHIIIDEAQDYSIFQFSALKNLCSSNSFTIVGDLGQGIYYYKGINDWASINKNVFEDNFNYVALSQSYRSTVEIIEFANEVLKKQDIKLEPAKPVLRHGDKPEVIEFATNKEFVERADEIVERLEKLDKKNIAIIGKTYDECKKINDALRKYSKNKWKVIRENDKSFETTKIVIPSYITKGLEFDCSIIYNCSEDNYKDTELDKKTLYVSLTRALHYEYIFFKGKKSSLIK, translated from the coding sequence TTGTCTATAGAACAAAAAGAGTTTAAGTATGAAGAGGATAAACTGAAAGATACTGAAAATTGGATAGAAAATCAGATATCTGAAATAAAAAAAGATAACGTTGAATTTGAAAACAAAATAGTAGATTTAAAAAAACAATCTAAGGGGAAGTACAGTGAAGAACTAGAAATAACTGAAAAACTTTACAATATTACACATAAAAATCTTGAAAAATACAATGAAGCTAAGGTAACTCCATACTTTGCGAGAATTGATTTTAGAGAGAGAAAAAGAACTGAAGTTGAGAGCTATTATATAGGAAAGTTTGGACTAGGAGATAGCAGAAATGGAGAAGAAAAGATAATAGACTGGAGAGCACCTATTGCTGATTTATATTATAGTGGTACTGCTGGTAAGGTTGCATATAAAATTTATTCAGGCTATGTAGATGGGGAACTTTATCTAAAGAGAAAATTTTTAATACAGGATAAAAAACTAAAGGATGCCTTTGATGATGCAATAAATGAAATAATTTTAAAAGCTCAAGGTGGTTCTGAGAATAATCTAGTTGATGAGTTTTTAAGAATAAATCTTGAAAAGAATGTAAGTAGTAAGTTAAAGGATGTAGTTGCAACTATACAAAAGGAGCAAAATGATATAATAAGAAGTGAAAAAAATTCTGCACTTGTAGTTCAAGGATCAGCTGGCTCGGGTAAAACAACTGTAGCACTTCATAGATTAGCTTACCTTATATATAAGTATAATAAGTCCTTAAGTGGAAAAGATGTTCTTGTGGTAGCGCCTAATAGGATTTTCTTGGATTATATTTCAGATGTGCTTCCTAGTCTTGGAGCTAATACTGTGGTTCAAGAAACTTTTGAGGATATAGCCTTAAAGGTTTTAGGAATAAAATCTAAAGTATATACAAAGGATAAAAAACTTGCATACATATTTGAAGATAAAAATGAAGAAGATAAAAAACTTGTAATTAAAACAAGTAATTTTAAAGGTTCTCTATTATTTAAGGAAATGATAGATAAATATCTAAAAACAATTGAAGAAAAGGATAGTGTTGTAGAGGATATTAAAATAGCGGGATATGTCTTATTTGATAAGAAGGAAATAAGAAGACTTTTTTGTGAAGACATGTCACATTTACCTATAGATAAAAGAAAAGATGAAATAAAAAGGTATTTTAACCTTAAGATAAAGGATAAGATTATAAACATTTGTGATAAAATTTCTTTTACATACGAGTATAATATTGCAAGAGTAAAAAAGAATATGGAGGACGGAGTAGAGAGAAGAAAGAAATTAATAGCTCTTTACGATGAAAGAGACAATAAAAGAAATGACATAATAAAAAATGCACCAGTTGTAATGGACAATTATTTTGAAGCTTGGAAGCATACAGATACAGCAGTTATTCTGGATAGATTTTTTAATAGCAAAGATGTATACAATGAACTGGCAAAAGGAAAGATATCACAAAGTCTTTGGAAGCACATAAAATCAGAATTTAATCAAAATAGAGAGAAAAAGGTAATTGACAGTGATGATTTAGCTGCAATGCTGTATATAAAATTTAATATAGAAGGAAATGATAAATTTAACTTTAAACACATAATAATAGATGAAGCACAGGATTACAGTATATTTCAATTTTCAGCTTTAAAAAATTTATGTAGTAGTAACTCTTTTACTATAGTAGGTGACTTAGGGCAGGGAATATATTACTATAAAGGAATAAATGATTGGGCTTCTATAAATAAAAATGTTTTTGAAGATAATTTCAATTATGTAGCACTTAGTCAAAGTTATCGTTCAACAGTGGAAATAATAGAATTTGCAAATGAAGTTTTAAAGAAACAGGATATAAAATTGGAACCAGCAAAACCTGTTTTAAGACATGGTGATAAGCCAGAAGTAATTGAATTTGCTACTAACAAGGAATTTGTAGAGAGAGCAGATGAGATTGTAGAAAGGCTTGAAAAACTAGATAAGAAGAATATAGCGATTATAGGAAAAACTTATGATGAGTGCAAAAAAATTAACGACGCTCTAAGAAAATATAGTAAAAATAAGTGGAAAGTAATAAGGGAAAATGATAAAAGCTTTGAAACAACAAAAATAGTCATACCGTCGTATATAACTAAGGGACTTGAGTTTGATTGCAGTATTATCTATAATTGCAGTGAGGATAATTATAAAGATACAGAACTTGATAAGAAGACACTGTATGTTTCACTTACAAGAGCGCTGCACTATGAATATATCTTTTTCAAGGGAAAAAAATCCAGCCTTATTAAATAA
- a CDS encoding thioesterase II family protein: MENVIHNSRWIMTPEVKEDCKMRLFCLPFAGGGALAYRSWCRYMPPEIELCAVQLPGRENRIKDEKFYDINLLIDELVLQILPYLDKPFALYGHSMGGLISFELARRIRKVKGLTPKILFFSGSKAPQLYDHTKDISHLPDELFLKAIKSFNGMPDMFWQDRELIEFKLPTLRADFSVLEGYNYYNEEPLECPISALCGENDKIISKKDMEALALQTKNQFKLRMFDGDHFFINTCRSKVLKSIIEDLNEYLN; encoded by the coding sequence ATGGAAAATGTTATACATAATAGCCGCTGGATAATGACCCCAGAGGTAAAAGAGGATTGTAAAATGAGATTATTCTGTTTACCTTTTGCAGGAGGAGGAGCTTTAGCATACAGAAGTTGGTGCAGATACATGCCGCCGGAAATAGAATTATGTGCTGTGCAGCTTCCAGGAAGAGAAAATAGAATAAAGGATGAAAAATTTTATGATATTAATTTGCTTATTGATGAATTAGTTCTCCAAATACTTCCGTATTTAGACAAGCCGTTTGCTTTATATGGTCACAGTATGGGTGGATTAATTTCTTTTGAACTTGCTAGAAGAATAAGAAAAGTAAAAGGGTTAACGCCAAAGATATTATTTTTCTCTGGATCTAAAGCACCTCAGCTATATGATCATACGAAGGATATAAGTCATCTTCCTGATGAATTGTTTTTAAAAGCCATAAAAAGCTTTAATGGTATGCCAGATATGTTTTGGCAAGATAGAGAATTAATTGAGTTTAAACTTCCTACATTAAGAGCAGATTTTTCTGTTTTAGAGGGTTACAACTATTATAATGAAGAACCCTTAGAGTGTCCTATATCAGCCTTGTGTGGAGAAAATGATAAGATTATAAGTAAAAAAGATATGGAGGCACTAGCTTTACAAACAAAAAATCAGTTTAAATTGAGAATGTTTGATGGAGATCATTTTTTTATAAATACGTGTCGTTCTAAAGTTTTAAAAAGTATAATTGAAGACTTGAATGAATACCTTAATTAA
- the nadC gene encoding carboxylating nicotinate-nucleotide diphosphorylase gives MNWSTFDDFIKKELIDDGAYNDITTNAIIEESSKSTADIIAKEDGIIAGIGIFKRVFEIFKGAEAEFTISDGSKVKKGEIIGRVFGSTHSILSGERTALNLMQILSGIATTTSNLNKRLEGTGVKLLDTRKTTPGMRLLEKYAVKIGGGYNHRFGLSDGILIKDNHIDAAYGITNAVNLARNNSSFVRKIEVETETLDEVSEALNAKADIIMLDNMDVETIKKAVKLINKRALIEVSGNITFENIREKAVPGVDYISSGMLTHSFNVLDISMKNLRNEK, from the coding sequence ATGAATTGGTCAACATTTGATGATTTTATAAAAAAAGAATTAATAGATGATGGTGCTTATAACGATATAACTACCAATGCAATAATAGAAGAAAGCTCTAAGAGCACTGCAGATATTATTGCAAAAGAAGATGGAATTATAGCGGGTATAGGAATATTTAAACGTGTATTTGAAATTTTTAAAGGAGCAGAAGCTGAATTTACTATTTCTGATGGCTCAAAGGTTAAAAAAGGTGAAATTATAGGCAGAGTTTTTGGAAGCACTCACTCCATTCTATCTGGAGAGAGAACTGCACTTAATCTTATGCAAATCTTAAGTGGTATTGCTACTACAACCTCCAATTTAAATAAACGCTTAGAGGGCACAGGGGTAAAGCTATTGGATACAAGAAAAACTACTCCCGGTATGAGACTTTTAGAAAAATATGCAGTAAAAATTGGTGGAGGATATAATCATAGATTTGGTCTTTCTGACGGCATTTTAATAAAGGATAATCATATAGATGCTGCCTATGGTATAACAAATGCTGTAAATCTTGCCAGAAACAATTCTTCTTTTGTAAGAAAAATAGAAGTTGAAACGGAAACCTTGGACGAGGTTAGTGAAGCTCTTAATGCTAAGGCTGATATAATTATGCTTGATAATATGGATGTGGAGACTATAAAAAAAGCTGTAAAGCTCATAAATAAAAGAGCTTTAATTGAAGTTTCCGGTAACATAACCTTTGAAAATATCCGTGAAAAAGCTGTACCAGGAGTTGACTATATTTCTTCTGGTATGCTTACACATTCCTTCAATGTCCTAGATATAAGCATGAAAAACTTAAGAAATGAAAAATAA
- a CDS encoding PQQ-dependent sugar dehydrogenase has translation MKKILKCIIFIVFVFAAISIIYKYIHNGYTVKCKDNNVKYLIKFKGVSNAVDFTEDENKNFYVAYKSGIQAIYRNGKTENILKSNDENIRCMVYYNSKLYFSSNHDISYYDLKTKKLVKIVNDIPNFGDYRDIFINIRNGYLYASIGSSTNNGVVGKDNKWIKENPYTFDVTPKNITLKGINFGDEMTGAFVPYNTPNIKGQIIPGHFPGNGSIIIYNINTKAAETFAWGIRNVSGMDFDKSGKLIAAVGGMEDRGVRPVKGDNDYIYEIDKDKWYGWPDYSGGDPVDSPKFKNRNKRLLDKVPNINPPAPLYEYDKVGSLGVLTVDKNSVLGIKNCIFVYDKNDNSIIKISGSVKDEFVHFTNKSFVNAMHIFDDGMYILDSKEGCLLQVYKGASNENILVDKKIIYSLICIMGVSSLIIIIFGFKKN, from the coding sequence GTGAAAAAAATTTTAAAATGTATCATATTTATTGTTTTTGTATTTGCAGCAATTAGCATCATATATAAATATATACATAATGGATATACTGTTAAATGTAAAGATAATAATGTGAAGTATCTTATAAAATTTAAAGGTGTTAGTAATGCTGTTGATTTTACTGAAGATGAGAATAAAAATTTCTATGTGGCTTATAAGAGTGGTATACAAGCAATATATAGAAATGGAAAAACCGAGAACATATTAAAGAGTAATGATGAAAATATAAGGTGTATGGTGTATTATAATAGTAAGCTGTATTTTTCATCCAATCATGATATAAGTTATTATGATTTGAAAACTAAAAAGCTTGTGAAAATAGTAAATGACATACCTAACTTTGGTGATTATAGAGATATTTTTATAAATATAAGAAATGGATATCTATATGCCTCCATCGGTTCATCAACAAATAATGGAGTTGTGGGAAAGGATAATAAGTGGATTAAAGAAAATCCATATACTTTTGATGTTACTCCTAAAAACATAACCTTAAAAGGAATTAATTTTGGAGACGAAATGACAGGGGCATTTGTTCCGTACAATACACCCAATATCAAAGGTCAAATAATTCCAGGGCATTTTCCGGGAAATGGTTCAATTATTATTTATAATATTAATACAAAAGCAGCTGAAACCTTTGCCTGGGGAATAAGAAATGTTAGTGGGATGGATTTTGATAAAAGTGGAAAGCTAATAGCAGCGGTAGGAGGTATGGAAGATAGAGGAGTAAGACCCGTTAAAGGAGATAATGATTATATATATGAAATAGATAAAGATAAATGGTATGGTTGGCCGGATTACAGCGGAGGTGATCCTGTAGATTCTCCAAAATTTAAAAATAGAAATAAAAGACTGCTTGATAAGGTTCCAAACATAAACCCTCCAGCCCCACTTTATGAATATGATAAGGTAGGAAGCCTTGGAGTTCTTACAGTGGATAAAAATTCAGTTTTAGGGATAAAAAATTGTATTTTTGTGTATGATAAAAATGATAATTCCATAATAAAAATTAGCGGAAGTGTAAAAGATGAATTTGTACACTTTACTAATAAATCGTTTGTCAATGCAATGCACATTTTTGATGATGGAATGTATATTTTAGATTCAAAGGAGGGGTGTTTGCTACAAGTATATAAGGGCGCTTCAAATGAAAATATTCTAGTCGATAAAAAGATTATATATTCGCTTATATGTATAATGGGTGTATCATCTTTAATAATAATTATATTTGGATTTAAGAAAAACTAG
- the nadA gene encoding quinolinate synthase NadA → MDQNLKEQILELKRQKNAIILAHYYQRPEVQEIADFIGDSYNLSKIAKENDADTIVFCGVKFMAESAKVLSPQKKVLLPQPKAGCPMADMADAEGLAALKAKHPNAKVVSYINSSVEVKALCDTCCTSSNAAKIVKRIDSDEIIFLPDKNLGSYVQEMVPEKNIILWDGFCKVHNMIIPTDIEEMKNKYGDMKILAHPECWKPVRDMADFIGSTGAMIDYAEKDTTSDKYLVVTETGIMYKMQERVPNKTFYPLRSMVCVNMKATHLEDVYNSLVNSTFEINIEENLRQKALTSLENMLILGR, encoded by the coding sequence ATGGATCAAAATTTAAAGGAACAAATATTAGAACTAAAACGCCAAAAAAACGCTATAATTCTAGCTCACTACTATCAAAGACCTGAGGTGCAGGAAATAGCTGATTTCATTGGTGATTCATATAATTTAAGTAAAATTGCCAAGGAAAACGATGCTGATACAATAGTTTTCTGTGGAGTTAAATTTATGGCTGAAAGTGCAAAAGTACTGTCACCTCAAAAAAAGGTTCTTCTACCGCAACCAAAAGCTGGCTGTCCAATGGCAGATATGGCAGATGCAGAAGGCCTTGCAGCTCTAAAAGCTAAGCACCCTAATGCAAAGGTAGTCTCGTATATAAACTCTTCAGTTGAGGTTAAAGCATTATGTGATACTTGTTGTACTTCATCCAATGCAGCAAAAATAGTTAAAAGAATAGATAGTGATGAAATAATATTTCTTCCAGATAAGAATTTAGGTTCCTATGTTCAAGAAATGGTGCCAGAAAAAAATATAATTTTATGGGATGGCTTCTGTAAAGTTCATAACATGATAATCCCAACAGATATAGAAGAAATGAAAAATAAATATGGCGATATGAAAATTCTAGCTCATCCTGAATGTTGGAAGCCAGTAAGAGATATGGCAGACTTTATAGGTAGTACAGGTGCAATGATAGATTATGCTGAAAAAGATACGACCTCAGATAAATATTTAGTTGTAACTGAAACAGGAATAATGTATAAAATGCAGGAAAGAGTACCTAATAAGACTTTTTATCCTCTAAGAAGTATGGTTTGTGTAAACATGAAAGCAACTCACTTAGAAGATGTTTATAATAGTCTTGTAAATTCTACTTTTGAAATAAATATAGAAGAAAACTTAAGACAAAAGGCACTTACTTCCCTAGAAAATATGTTAATACTTGGAAGGTGA
- a CDS encoding B12-binding domain-containing radical SAM protein, whose protein sequence is MKKVLLTAINSQFIHSNLAVRYLKAYAKELDLQIKIREFSINDRLERIFEEIMYEKPDIVGFSCYIWNGEYVDKLSNLIKRVDENIQIFYGGPEVSFDCREVLLNSSADFLIEGEGEESFKEFLKWKLENGFDRKDLKIKGVYSKCQNQILYGGQREALDMNLLEFPYNEEDDLSNKIIYYEASRGCPFNCKYCLSSTIRGVRFLNPDRVKRELKFLADKKVKIVKFVDRTFNANPKFAMEIWKYLMELDTETVFHFEITADIVTEDEIELLKNAPKGRFQFEVGVQSTNNEVLKNVNRYIEFKDIKEIVMKLEEGKNINQHLDLIVGLPGEDFNSFKNSFNDVYSIGPEKLQIGFLKLLKGSSMREEAEKWGMSYSPYHPYEILRTKDISFEEISILKRVDSVVDKYYNTGKFDHIVEFLISDFETPFDFYYKLSEYFYHKGYFNRSISASEYYKVFLDFNKEILKKENDVLEEIVKFEYLKFNKKSWLPPFLTRLNVKEEEQAIKEKLKEENKFDKKLHLEKFSIDIDRYITKKEIVYKEMYHIFN, encoded by the coding sequence ATGAAAAAAGTACTTCTTACAGCAATAAATTCTCAATTTATACACAGCAACTTGGCAGTGAGATATTTAAAGGCATACGCAAAGGAATTAGACTTGCAAATTAAGATAAGGGAGTTTTCTATTAACGATAGGCTTGAGAGAATATTCGAGGAGATAATGTATGAAAAGCCTGATATAGTAGGCTTTTCATGTTACATATGGAATGGTGAGTATGTAGATAAATTAAGTAATTTAATAAAAAGAGTTGATGAAAATATACAGATATTTTATGGAGGACCGGAGGTATCTTTTGACTGCAGGGAAGTCTTATTAAATAGTTCTGCTGATTTTTTAATAGAAGGAGAAGGAGAGGAAAGTTTTAAAGAGTTTTTAAAATGGAAACTTGAAAATGGATTTGATAGAAAAGATCTTAAGATAAAGGGAGTATATAGCAAGTGTCAAAATCAAATACTTTATGGAGGACAAAGAGAAGCTCTTGACATGAATTTGCTTGAATTTCCCTACAATGAAGAAGATGACCTATCAAATAAAATAATTTATTATGAAGCTTCTCGTGGGTGCCCATTTAACTGTAAATATTGTCTTTCTTCCACTATAAGAGGAGTGCGCTTTTTAAATCCAGACAGAGTTAAAAGAGAGCTTAAGTTTTTGGCTGATAAAAAGGTAAAGATAGTTAAATTTGTAGATAGAACCTTCAATGCAAATCCTAAGTTTGCTATGGAAATATGGAAGTATTTGATGGAGCTTGATACAGAAACTGTATTCCACTTTGAGATAACGGCAGATATTGTAACAGAGGATGAAATTGAGCTTTTAAAAAACGCCCCTAAAGGGAGATTCCAATTTGAGGTTGGAGTTCAATCTACTAATAATGAAGTTCTCAAAAATGTAAATAGGTACATAGAATTTAAAGATATAAAAGAAATAGTAATGAAGCTTGAAGAGGGAAAAAATATAAATCAGCATTTGGATTTAATAGTAGGGCTTCCTGGTGAGGATTTTAATTCCTTTAAGAACTCATTTAATGATGTTTACTCTATAGGTCCAGAAAAGCTTCAGATTGGATTTTTAAAGCTCTTAAAGGGATCTTCAATGAGAGAAGAGGCAGAGAAGTGGGGAATGTCCTATTCGCCATATCATCCGTATGAAATCTTAAGAACAAAAGATATAAGCTTCGAGGAAATAAGCATACTTAAAAGAGTGGATTCTGTGGTAGATAAATATTACAACACAGGAAAGTTTGATCATATAGTTGAATTTTTGATTTCTGATTTTGAAACACCATTTGATTTCTACTACAAGCTTTCAGAGTATTTTTATCATAAAGGATATTTTAATAGAAGTATATCTGCAAGTGAATACTATAAAGTTTTTTTGGATTTTAATAAAGAGATTCTAAAAAAAGAAAATGATGTATTAGAGGAAATAGTTAAGTTCGAATATCTTAAATTCAATAAGAAAAGTTGGCTTCCACCATTTTTGACTAGGTTAAATGTTAAGGAAGAAGAGCAGGCTATAAAGGAAAAATTAAAAGAAGAAAATAAATTTGATAAGAAGCTTCATTTGGAAAAATTCTCAATAGATATTGATAGGTACATAACTAAAAAAGAAATTGTGTATAAAGAAATGTATCACATATTTAATTAA
- a CDS encoding phospholipase C has translation MKKKFESTYGKTIRGIFFVINPVKKKVIKTTCIIHKYINSLAVEILKNKRKAKQYKFFSDNIEAINEGTVWADQDFKSTNHFFDFEKGRGLYGFSNLVDEAQKYYNMSLNYLRAGDKKKSLFYLGAACHIIQDSTVPQHVNNRLLNSHRNFEMWIIQKFLSGYRFMKADEIIRSDNTRDYIRKNAKVANKIYNKCFTIKDKEARYDAISNYIICQAQMSTAGLMMDYYEKYEVIYKNHSTSEMVM, from the coding sequence ATGAAAAAGAAATTTGAGAGTACTTATGGTAAGACCATTAGAGGAATATTTTTTGTCATAAATCCAGTTAAAAAGAAAGTTATAAAAACAACATGCATTATTCATAAATATATAAATTCTCTAGCAGTAGAAATATTAAAAAATAAAAGAAAAGCAAAGCAATATAAGTTTTTCAGTGATAATATTGAAGCTATAAATGAAGGAACGGTTTGGGCAGATCAGGATTTTAAGTCAACAAATCATTTTTTCGATTTTGAAAAAGGAAGAGGACTATATGGATTTTCTAATTTAGTAGATGAAGCTCAAAAATATTATAATATGTCTTTAAACTATCTAAGAGCAGGAGATAAGAAAAAATCTCTATTTTATCTTGGAGCAGCGTGCCACATAATTCAGGATTCAACTGTCCCGCAGCATGTTAACAACAGACTTTTAAATAGCCACAGAAACTTTGAAATGTGGATTATACAAAAGTTTTTATCTGGATATAGATTTATGAAAGCAGATGAAATAATTCGAAGTGATAATACAAGAGATTATATAAGAAAGAATGCAAAAGTTGCAAATAAAATTTATAATAAGTGTTTTACTATAAAGGATAAAGAAGCTAGGTATGATGCAATATCGAATTATATTATATGTCAAGCTCAAATGAGCACAGCTGGCTTAATGATGGATTATTACGAGAAATATGAGGTTATATACAAAAACCATAGTACATCAGAAATGGTAATGTAA
- a CDS encoding L-aspartate oxidase — protein MNIQTDVLIIGTGVAGLYSALSLKNDIKVTMLTKSKACECNTYLAQGGISTALNKKDEPLFVDDTLRAGQYRNIKESVKILAAESKQNIDTLINFGMKFDKNEDGSLNYTREGAHSVNRIVHSTDETGKVVFETLYNEVKKRPNIEIIENIQVFDLISEDNICFGASALKNNTIYTFHSKATILASGGIGGLFKNSTNQRTLTADGIAMALRHNIDVRDLNYIQFHPTALYDSNTQEKKFLISESVRGEGGKLLSIENERFVDELLPRDVVANAIYKEEEKDNSKYVYLDITSMDADFITKRFPGIYKECLSRGLDITKNKIPVTPVQHYFMGGIKVDFNSLTSMKNLYACGEVSSTGVHGANRLASNSLLEGLVFSKRAAENINHSISFIERNEKNENLTLSDALSIIKCNRNIVINKFESILGEKKNELVNI, from the coding sequence ATGAATATTCAAACTGACGTATTAATTATTGGCACAGGGGTTGCTGGTTTATATTCTGCCCTCTCTTTAAAAAATGATATAAAGGTAACTATGCTAACAAAATCAAAAGCTTGTGAATGTAATACTTACCTGGCTCAAGGCGGAATATCAACTGCATTAAATAAAAAAGACGAGCCTCTATTTGTTGATGACACTCTAAGAGCTGGACAATATAGAAACATTAAAGAATCCGTTAAAATACTTGCTGCTGAATCTAAACAAAACATAGATACTTTAATAAACTTTGGTATGAAGTTTGATAAAAATGAAGACGGAAGTTTAAATTATACAAGAGAAGGCGCTCACAGCGTAAATAGAATAGTTCATAGTACGGATGAAACAGGAAAGGTAGTTTTTGAAACTCTTTATAATGAGGTAAAAAAAAGACCTAATATAGAGATTATCGAAAACATTCAGGTGTTTGACTTAATTTCTGAGGACAACATATGTTTTGGAGCTTCAGCACTAAAAAACAATACTATCTATACTTTTCATTCTAAAGCTACCATTTTAGCTTCAGGCGGTATAGGTGGTTTATTTAAAAATTCTACTAATCAAAGAACTCTTACTGCTGATGGAATTGCTATGGCTCTAAGGCATAACATAGACGTTCGCGACTTAAACTACATTCAATTTCATCCTACAGCACTTTATGATAGTAATACTCAAGAAAAAAAATTTTTAATATCTGAATCTGTAAGAGGAGAAGGCGGAAAACTATTAAGCATAGAAAACGAAAGATTTGTAGACGAGCTTCTCCCAAGAGATGTGGTTGCAAATGCTATTTATAAAGAAGAAGAAAAAGACAACAGTAAATATGTATACCTTGATATAACCTCTATGGATGCAGATTTTATAACTAAAAGATTTCCCGGAATATACAAAGAATGTCTTTCTAGGGGACTTGACATAACAAAAAATAAGATTCCTGTAACTCCTGTTCAGCATTACTTCATGGGAGGAATAAAAGTTGATTTTAATAGCTTAACTTCAATGAAAAATTTATATGCCTGTGGAGAAGTTAGCAGCACAGGTGTACACGGAGCTAATAGACTTGCTAGTAATTCACTTCTTGAGGGTCTAGTTTTTTCTAAAAGGGCTGCCGAAAATATAAATCATAGCATTTCCTTCATTGAAAGAAACGAAAAAAATGAGAACTTAACTTTATCTGATGCACTTAGTATTATAAAATGCAACAGAAATATTGTAATAAATAAATTTGAATCCATTTTGGGGGAAAAGAAAAATGAATTGGTCAACATTTGA